The following are encoded together in the Macadamia integrifolia cultivar HAES 741 chromosome 10, SCU_Mint_v3, whole genome shotgun sequence genome:
- the LOC122092376 gene encoding putative pectinesterase/pectinesterase inhibitor 26: MGPSYLNRLVFIVSLSSLFFFFYSAEALCVPRNLTLHKPPHISFSSPPQPKPEHNPATPPVRKKNPGTNIKIDPVVNKICHATDYPHLCISSVTHYLHGKANLATIFEAEIRACRHKTRAVSALAIKKSQDPKVDPPTVSSLKDCKDSFSDVLENLQEAENAMKVHDIGTVNTMLSAAVSDVGDCDDWISNNQEVKQLMSRPDAILIDLISNCLAIASLVK, from the coding sequence ATGGGGCCTTCTTATCTTAATCGTTTAGTCTTCattgtctctctttcttccctcttcttcttcttctattctgcaGAGGCCTTATGTGTCCCTCGCAATCTCACCCTCCACAAACCCCCACATATCTCCTTCTCCTCCCCACCCCAACCAAAACCAGAGCATAACCCTGCAACCCCACCAGTGAGAAAGAAGAACCCAGGAACAAACATCAAAATTGATCCAGTAGTCAATAAAATCTGCCACGCCACTGACTACCCACATCTCTGTATCTCCTCAGTCACACACTACCTCCATGGCAAGGCTAATCTAGCCACCATCTTCGAAGCCGAAATCAGGGCCTGCAGACACAAAACCAGAGCTGTTTCAGCATTGGCTATAAAGAAgtctcaggatccaaaggtcgACCCCCCCACGGTTTCCTCTCTTAAGGACTGCAAGGATAGTTTCAGTGATGTTTTGGAAAACCTTCAAGAAGCAGAGAATGCCATGAAGGTTCATGACATTGGCACTGTCAATACCATGCTCAGTGCGGCTGTGTCTGATGTTGGTGATTGTGATGACTGGATCTCCAATAACCAAGAGGTGAAACAGCTTATGTCCCGTCCAGATGCTATCTTGATTGATCTAATCAGCAATTGCCTCGCCATTGCTTCCTTGGTCAAGTAG